In one window of Paraflavitalea soli DNA:
- a CDS encoding oxidoreductase, translating into MKQSKVWFVTGASKGLGLSLVQQLLAQGYAVAATSRSKEDLKNAVGKHDQFLPLAVDINSEASIQKAIDETVVRFGQLDVVVNNAGYGLTGSLEELSDAEARKNFDINVFGTLNVIRKVMPYLRAQQSGHIFNISSIGGFIGTFPGFGIYCATKFAVEGLTEALATEIKSFGIHATVVAPGYFRTQFLSAGSLNVPEKPIEAYKEVRESQAFHQNIMDGNQLGDPDKAALAMIQIAETQNPPLHLFLGADAYDMAYNKINSIKEELEAWKSVTVSTAFEHQPVEA; encoded by the coding sequence ATGAAACAAAGTAAAGTATGGTTCGTGACCGGCGCCTCCAAAGGCCTGGGTCTCTCTTTGGTACAGCAATTATTGGCACAAGGATATGCAGTGGCCGCTACTTCCAGAAGTAAGGAAGACCTGAAAAATGCAGTAGGCAAACACGATCAGTTCCTGCCGCTGGCAGTCGACATCAACAGTGAAGCAAGTATACAGAAAGCCATCGACGAAACAGTGGTGCGGTTCGGCCAATTGGATGTGGTCGTCAACAATGCAGGATATGGCCTGACTGGTTCGCTGGAAGAGTTATCAGATGCAGAAGCCAGGAAGAATTTCGACATCAATGTATTTGGCACCCTCAATGTGATCCGCAAAGTAATGCCTTACTTACGGGCGCAACAATCAGGACATATTTTCAACATCTCTTCCATTGGTGGATTTATCGGCACCTTCCCGGGCTTTGGCATCTACTGCGCTACCAAGTTTGCTGTAGAAGGTCTGACAGAAGCCCTGGCAACCGAGATCAAATCCTTTGGTATCCATGCTACCGTAGTGGCCCCGGGTTATTTCAGAACACAATTTTTGTCTGCCGGTTCCCTTAATGTTCCTGAAAAGCCCATTGAAGCCTATAAAGAGGTAAGAGAATCACAGGCTTTTCACCAAAACATCATGGATGGCAATCAACTGGGTGATCCCGATAAGGCAGCCCTCGCCATGATCCAGATCGCTGAAACACAAAATCCTCCTTTGCATTTATTCCTGGGCGCTGATGCCTACGACATGGCTTATAACAAGATCAATTCTATCAAAGAAGAATTGGAAGCCTGGAAATCTGTGACCGTTTCAACCGCTTTTGAGCATCAACCGGTAGAAGCATAA
- a CDS encoding nitrogenase component 1 family protein has product MNWKKFSIVCINIACLAMPYNIIGCASDDPDPYDYYVSFFNKNNTEVKGYEPFYYTNYRFLYHEEEPVSTSDITSAEWVGYGSNSFTTKDARAFIVDYARKDLSNLYFHLEKSQPLQLPDSVNNNGMTKFFMTGKDLEALGYIMYAKQVEPNVTGGWTSWDPIERDTAKMGKLIKNGQQLHAVAKNNAIKLRFAYQVLRLAHYSKRYAECLRLYDELVKPNTTPSVLQDLCVGLKAGALMRLDRKAEAAVIFSQLFSKSELKRVSNYMSFDWCVKRFDEPNRNACLALCKTNEDKANLLGLFALGSNRDELTALKKIYQLSPNAALLEILTIREMNKLEEYYFTPALQFEKGAKQASINYNTIDRNDTTYIAFGKETKEMVAFCQQAISNKAVNNKGLYALAAAHAALISGDYANARKLLDDAKKLKLTSKLQDQWAMSNLLLTINTKENIDVVFEKQLLPSLKWLEKKAATDEEYARFYRRLFTDVLSAKYKKTSNAKEVLCIGVADWINKEYVKDGWGYFGPGALTILRYQMTAPQVEQLIQLVESKKLSDFEQYLVTHNSFSKDDVNDVAGTTWLRQFDFATAEKWFAKVSPAYYKQDPYTTYLAGNPFADLIEDTHAPTKQDTVKYTKLSFARKMWGLEQEAKTMKEPDRQAKAYYELAKGLYQMSYWGNSWLLVHYDWSGNDGLHGANDLQPGDKEYYGVYKAEEYYKKAFDLSTDKNFKARCLFMMAKCDQKQIPVPSYSQYKDYSDYENAQKIYSKNIMTNKERFPILAKEYSTTAFYKQAFNTCSYLKDFVTKKK; this is encoded by the coding sequence GATCCCGATCCTTATGATTATTATGTTTCTTTTTTCAATAAGAACAATACCGAGGTGAAGGGGTATGAGCCTTTCTATTATACCAACTACCGATTTTTATACCATGAAGAAGAACCCGTAAGCACTTCAGATATTACCTCTGCCGAATGGGTAGGGTATGGCAGCAACAGCTTTACCACCAAAGATGCCAGGGCATTTATAGTAGACTATGCCCGCAAAGACCTTTCCAACCTGTATTTTCACCTGGAGAAAAGTCAGCCTTTACAGCTACCCGATTCTGTAAACAACAACGGCATGACCAAATTCTTCATGACGGGCAAAGACCTGGAAGCACTGGGTTATATCATGTATGCCAAACAGGTGGAGCCGAATGTGACTGGTGGCTGGACCTCCTGGGATCCCATTGAACGCGATACTGCTAAAATGGGCAAGTTGATCAAAAACGGACAGCAGTTACATGCCGTGGCAAAGAACAATGCTATTAAATTAAGATTTGCCTACCAGGTACTCAGGCTGGCGCATTATAGCAAGCGTTATGCAGAATGCTTACGGTTGTATGATGAACTGGTGAAGCCCAATACAACACCGAGTGTTTTACAGGATCTATGTGTAGGCTTGAAAGCAGGCGCCCTCATGCGACTGGACCGGAAAGCGGAAGCTGCCGTTATCTTCAGCCAGCTTTTCAGTAAAAGTGAATTGAAGCGGGTATCCAATTACATGAGCTTCGACTGGTGTGTAAAACGCTTTGACGAACCCAACCGCAATGCCTGCCTGGCGCTTTGCAAAACCAATGAAGACAAAGCCAACCTGCTGGGGCTTTTTGCACTCGGCAGCAACAGGGATGAACTTACCGCCCTCAAAAAAATATACCAGTTATCACCCAATGCGGCCTTGCTGGAGATCCTCACCATCCGGGAAATGAATAAACTGGAAGAGTATTATTTTACCCCGGCCCTGCAATTTGAGAAAGGCGCCAAACAGGCTTCTATTAATTATAATACCATCGACCGCAACGATACTACCTATATAGCTTTTGGTAAGGAAACCAAAGAGATGGTAGCATTCTGTCAACAAGCAATTTCTAACAAAGCGGTAAATAACAAAGGCCTGTATGCCCTGGCCGCGGCCCACGCCGCCCTCATTAGTGGCGATTATGCCAATGCCCGGAAGTTGCTGGACGATGCAAAAAAACTGAAGTTAACTTCCAAACTGCAGGATCAGTGGGCCATGAGCAACCTGCTGCTCACCATCAATACCAAAGAGAATATAGATGTGGTTTTTGAGAAGCAGTTATTGCCTTCCCTGAAATGGCTGGAGAAGAAAGCAGCGACCGATGAGGAATATGCCCGGTTCTACCGTCGCCTCTTTACCGATGTATTGAGCGCCAAATACAAAAAGACCAGCAATGCCAAAGAAGTACTTTGTATTGGCGTGGCCGACTGGATCAATAAGGAATACGTAAAAGATGGCTGGGGTTATTTCGGACCTGGTGCATTGACCATTCTGCGTTATCAAATGACCGCCCCACAGGTGGAGCAATTGATCCAATTGGTGGAATCAAAAAAGCTGAGCGATTTTGAGCAGTACCTGGTTACCCACAATTCTTTTTCCAAAGATGATGTAAACGATGTAGCCGGTACTACCTGGCTGCGCCAGTTTGATTTTGCCACTGCGGAGAAATGGTTTGCCAAAGTAAGTCCGGCTTATTATAAACAAGACCCGTATACCACTTACCTGGCCGGCAATCCTTTTGCCGACCTCATTGAGGATACCCATGCTCCTACCAAACAGGATACGGTGAAGTACACCAAGCTCAGCTTTGCCCGAAAGATGTGGGGCTTGGAGCAGGAAGCAAAGACCATGAAAGAGCCAGACAGACAGGCCAAAGCCTATTATGAACTGGCCAAAGGCCTTTATCAGATGAGCTATTGGGGCAATAGCTGGCTGCTGGTGCATTATGACTGGAGCGGCAATGATGGCCTGCATGGGGCCAATGACCTGCAGCCCGGCGACAAAGAATATTATGGGGTATACAAAGCAGAAGAATATTACAAGAAGGCCTTTGATCTGTCTACCGACAAAAACTTCAAGGCACGCTGCCTGTTCATGATGGCCAAATGCGACCAGAAGCAAATACCTGTGCCTTCTTATTCGCAGTATAAGGATTACTCCGATTACGAGAATGCCCAGAAAATTTATAGTAAGAACATCATGACCAATAAGGAGCGTTTCCCCATCCTGGCCAAAGAATACAGCACTACTGCCTTCTACAAACAGGCATTTAATACCTGTAGCTACCTGAAAGATTTTGTGACAAAGAAGAAGTAG
- a CDS encoding geranylgeranylglyceryl/heptaprenylglyceryl phosphate synthase produces the protein MTNRIYQSLLLQKAKGHKSFAVLIDPDKVNASKIDELTTLAVEARVDYLFVGGSLVISNQLDEVVQQIKRNCDIPVILFPGSPSQVSRFADALLYLAVISGRNPELLIGQHVISAPFVKQSGLEIISTGYMVIDGGAPTTVSYISNTAPIPADKNEIAMCTAMAGEMLGMKLIYMDAGSGARRPITESMIEKVSQVIETPLVIGGGITNPEKAYLNCKAGADVIVIGNAIEKDASLIKEMAAAIHSVPVKTS, from the coding sequence ATGACGAATCGTATCTATCAATCTCTACTTCTACAGAAAGCGAAAGGACATAAGTCGTTTGCCGTACTCATTGATCCAGATAAGGTAAACGCCAGTAAAATTGATGAGCTCACCACTTTGGCAGTGGAAGCAAGGGTCGACTACCTCTTTGTAGGGGGTAGTTTAGTCATTTCCAATCAGTTAGACGAAGTTGTGCAGCAAATCAAGCGCAATTGTGACATCCCCGTGATCCTCTTTCCCGGCAGCCCCTCCCAGGTATCCCGTTTTGCGGATGCCCTTTTATACCTCGCTGTTATTTCAGGCAGAAATCCCGAATTATTGATCGGCCAGCATGTGATATCGGCCCCTTTTGTGAAACAAAGCGGCCTGGAGATCATATCCACCGGCTATATGGTCATCGATGGAGGTGCACCCACTACCGTATCGTATATCAGCAATACGGCGCCTATTCCGGCCGATAAAAATGAGATTGCGATGTGTACCGCCATGGCGGGCGAAATGCTCGGCATGAAGCTTATTTATATGGATGCGGGCAGTGGCGCACGCCGGCCCATCACCGAAAGCATGATCGAAAAAGTATCCCAGGTCATCGAAACACCCCTGGTAATTGGCGGCGGTATCACCAATCCTGAAAAAGCCTACCTCAACTGTAAAGCCGGCGCCGATGTGATCGTTATTGGCAATGCCATCGAAAAAGACGCCTCCCTCATCAAAGAAATGGCCGCCGCCATCCACTCCGTTCCTGTAAAGACCTCATAA
- a CDS encoding alpha/beta fold hydrolase, with product MTPVKFTLFLLLTGIFCSGCFSRFTMTNREVRKYYEHKPVKPTYFTIRNDSVSLFCATTGADTLPPLLMIHGAPGAWYGSRNLLDDSLLQQHFHIIAVDRLGYNKSRFKGKRKAVTSITTQAVAIHEAMRLNRSHKPGVVMGSSYGAPIAGKMALLYPQEYNHLVMLAAAIDPDQEKFWWFHPFINGGPPYWLFPRFIKSATDEKFSHVEELRKLLPEWKNLKVPVTVVQGGEDDIIEPTNLDFAKQILQGKLANFIYLPNAGHLIRLQRPDIVRAILLNPLPGAKGNTSIGK from the coding sequence ATGACGCCTGTAAAATTTACCTTATTCCTCCTGCTTACCGGCATTTTCTGTTCCGGCTGTTTTAGCCGGTTCACCATGACCAACCGGGAGGTACGGAAATATTACGAACATAAACCGGTGAAGCCTACCTACTTCACCATCCGCAACGATTCTGTATCCCTTTTCTGTGCCACCACAGGCGCCGACACCCTTCCTCCCCTCCTGATGATCCACGGCGCCCCGGGCGCCTGGTATGGAAGCCGCAACCTGCTAGATGATTCGTTGCTGCAGCAGCATTTTCACATAATAGCCGTCGACCGCCTGGGATACAACAAATCCCGGTTTAAAGGCAAACGCAAAGCAGTGACCTCCATCACCACCCAGGCTGTGGCCATTCATGAAGCCATGCGGCTTAACCGCTCCCATAAACCCGGTGTGGTAATGGGAAGTTCTTATGGGGCGCCCATTGCGGGCAAGATGGCCCTATTATACCCTCAGGAATACAACCACCTGGTGATGCTGGCGGCCGCCATCGATCCTGACCAGGAAAAGTTCTGGTGGTTTCATCCCTTTATCAATGGCGGACCGCCTTACTGGTTGTTTCCCCGCTTCATCAAGAGCGCCACCGACGAGAAGTTTTCGCATGTGGAAGAGCTGCGCAAGCTGCTGCCGGAGTGGAAAAACCTTAAAGTACCTGTGACGGTGGTGCAGGGAGGTGAGGACGATATTATCGAGCCGACTAACCTCGATTTTGCCAAACAAATACTGCAGGGAAAGCTGGCCAACTTCATCTACCTGCCTAATGCTGGTCACCTCATCAGGCTGCAACGACCTGATATTGTGCGCGCTATCCTGCTCAATCCATTGCCCGGCGCAAAAGGCAATACAAGTATTGGCAAATGA
- a CDS encoding Atu4866 domain-containing protein gives MNETPFYVGVWITRNGYIRHELLPDGHYVEARGDQKNAFHGKYTFTGDHIDYVDDDGLTTDAVIKDGTLYHAGVALHKVEQKIVAFL, from the coding sequence ATGAACGAAACACCATTTTACGTCGGTGTGTGGATAACCAGGAATGGCTACATCCGGCACGAACTATTACCCGATGGGCATTATGTAGAGGCCCGGGGCGACCAGAAGAATGCCTTCCATGGTAAATATACCTTCACAGGCGATCACATTGATTATGTAGACGACGACGGCTTAACCACCGATGCCGTCATTAAAGATGGTACCTTGTACCATGCCGGCGTGGCATTGCACAAGGTAGAGCAGAAAATAGTGGCATTTTTATGA
- a CDS encoding DUF2490 domain-containing protein codes for MNYRYFFIIALLLLSMDRVTAQTQLTGWLADFNTLKINTRLSIQSDFQLRSSDQVEHVQTLLLRAGLNYHVNKKLVLTGGYAFIHNRRVISGVSGYAPEHRLWEQLLFTHPLVVGSGVHAKKGTLAHRLRLEQRFIAKSFVMHNELKNEGNVYSNRLRYFIRNITPLVPWPASGKAPFLALQNEVFVNIGDKSGVNGEFFDQNRAYIALGYRFARQFDAEFGYMNQYINGRGKAFSNNHIVQVATYVRL; via the coding sequence ATGAACTACAGGTACTTTTTCATCATCGCATTGCTGCTGCTCAGTATGGACCGCGTTACCGCCCAAACCCAACTAACCGGTTGGCTGGCGGATTTTAATACACTCAAAATCAATACCAGATTAAGCATTCAGTCTGACTTCCAGTTAAGAAGCAGTGACCAGGTGGAACATGTCCAAACCTTGCTGTTACGGGCAGGCCTTAATTATCATGTCAACAAGAAACTGGTCCTTACCGGTGGGTATGCGTTTATCCATAACCGAAGAGTGATATCCGGAGTAAGTGGGTATGCTCCTGAACACCGCCTGTGGGAGCAATTGCTGTTTACCCATCCCCTGGTGGTAGGTTCCGGCGTTCATGCCAAAAAAGGCACCCTGGCACACCGATTGCGGTTGGAACAGCGGTTCATTGCCAAATCTTTCGTTATGCATAATGAATTGAAGAATGAGGGCAATGTTTATTCTAACCGGTTACGGTACTTTATCCGGAATATAACCCCCCTCGTTCCCTGGCCGGCTTCCGGCAAAGCCCCTTTCCTGGCCCTGCAAAATGAGGTGTTTGTGAACATAGGCGACAAATCGGGAGTCAATGGGGAGTTCTTTGATCAGAACCGGGCTTATATCGCCCTGGGCTACCGGTTTGCCAGGCAATTCGACGCAGAATTTGGTTATATGAACCAATATATCAATGGCCGGGGAAAAGCTTTTTCCAACAACCACATCGTTCAGGTAGCCACTTACGTACGTTTATAA
- a CDS encoding helix-turn-helix domain-containing protein, whose amino-acid sequence MKNTETLEEFYQKKFNHLPQNLKQDIGHFNVFNIEDTVGPNGTPPKYSRREFYKISMMRGNNIYHYADKSIEVGGTTLMFFNPTVPYSLECSPVNASGFFCIFTEGFFSGQLRGSIQEFPMFAPGGKPAYSLDEAQDKQVSQIFKKMQEEISSDYMYKYDLLRNYVTEIIHYALKIQPADTIYQHPNAKSRITAVFTELLERQFPIESPSQRFTLRSANDFATQLAVHVNHLNRAIKETTGKTTSEHIFERLISEAKALLKHTNWNISEISYCLGFEEPAHFNNFFKKQVALTPSAFRSI is encoded by the coding sequence ATGAAAAACACAGAAACCTTAGAGGAGTTTTACCAGAAGAAATTTAATCACCTGCCACAGAACCTGAAACAGGACATCGGGCATTTTAATGTTTTCAATATTGAGGATACGGTGGGACCTAATGGAACGCCTCCCAAATACAGCCGCCGCGAATTTTACAAGATCAGCATGATGCGGGGCAACAATATTTATCACTATGCTGATAAAAGTATTGAGGTAGGGGGTACCACCCTCATGTTCTTCAACCCTACCGTTCCTTATTCCCTGGAATGCAGTCCCGTTAATGCCTCCGGTTTCTTTTGCATTTTTACAGAAGGCTTTTTTAGCGGACAGCTAAGGGGCAGTATCCAGGAATTTCCCATGTTTGCTCCCGGTGGCAAGCCGGCTTATTCATTGGATGAAGCACAGGACAAGCAAGTATCCCAGATATTCAAAAAGATGCAGGAAGAGATCAGTTCAGATTATATGTATAAGTATGACCTGCTGCGCAATTATGTTACCGAGATCATTCACTATGCCCTGAAGATACAACCTGCGGACACCATTTACCAGCACCCCAATGCCAAATCACGCATCACAGCCGTGTTTACGGAGTTATTGGAAAGACAGTTCCCGATCGAATCTCCTTCCCAGCGGTTCACTCTCCGGTCGGCCAACGACTTTGCCACGCAACTGGCCGTGCACGTTAACCACCTCAACAGGGCCATTAAAGAAACAACGGGTAAAACCACTTCAGAACATATTTTTGAACGATTGATCTCCGAAGCCAAAGCATTATTAAAACATACGAACTGGAATATTTCCGAGATCAGTTATTGCCTGGGTTTTGAAGAACCCGCACACTTCAATAACTTTTTCAAAAAGCAGGTAGCTCTTACACCTTCTGCCTTCAGAAGTATTTAA
- a CDS encoding vitamin B12-dependent ribonucleotide reductase, with protein MTSKKQSPKGLQFSRRFTRDDISVFDQFEYDYRSSVIRNPSGEVVFEMTNVEVPKQWSQIATDILAQKYFRKAGVPQADGSSGRETSIKQVAHRMANCWRVWGERYNYFASSKDAQVFYEELVYCIINQACTPNSPQWFNTGLHESYGITGKPQGHYFVDEKDGELKKSTSAYERPQPHACFILSVSDDLVNDGGLMDLWVREARIFKYGSGVGTNFSQVRGEGEKLSGGGTSSGLMSFLKIGDRAAGAIKSGGTTRRAAKMVCLDLDHPEIMDFINWKVEEEKKVAALINAGYSSDYEGEAYRTVSGQNSNNSVRIPNEFFEKLEAGLDWELKARTDGRVMKRIPAKEVWNQISYAAWRCADPGTQYDTTINEWHTCPQGGRINASNPCSEYMFLDNTACNLASANLRKFYDEATNTFDVEGFEYTCRLWTVVLEVSVLMAQFPSKEVAQLSYDYRTLGLGYANLGSMLMVMGIAYDSEEARGIAGAITAIMTGIAYKTSAELASILGPFAKYEENKQDMLRVMRNHRLAAYDASEYEKLSIKPVGIKAQYCPAYLLTAATKAWDDAVQMGEKYGYRNAQTTVIAPTGTIGLVMDCDTTGVEPDFALVKFKKLSGGGYFKIINQSVPAALKNLGYKAKEIDSIVKYAVGAGTFAGAPHINHQTLSEKGFIADEIKKLDAAVGSAFEIGFVFNVYNLGEECLQRLGFKPEQYFNFEWSLLEALGFSDDQIDAANDYVCGTMTVEGAPYLKQEHLSVFDCANKCGQKGQRYIHAHGHIRMMAGTQPFLSGAISKTINLPNEANVEEISDSYMMSWKLGLKACALYRDGSKLSQPLSNKSDKKKKSESPEDGKMEEVSTPAEIAQSHIVDMGKLTIDELLEEVQKRVQASPDTKLKRDLASIVERRTLPAKRRGFTQKAKINGQAMFLRTGEYADGTVGEIFIDMAKEGATMRSMLNCFAISISIGLQYGVPLEEFVEKFVFTRFEPAGMVDHPNIKSTTSIVDFIFRALAYEYLGRTDLVHVLDKPEVLNTGRDDWDEIPTSLEYDKQTPELSDVRIVAGPKSGKPAESEPVKSSYRPVKAEASMDAVNAAAKSMQSDAPACNTCGHITIRSGTCYKCLNCGNSMGCS; from the coding sequence ATGACTAGTAAGAAGCAATCTCCAAAAGGCTTACAGTTCAGCCGTCGTTTTACCCGTGATGATATTAGTGTGTTTGACCAGTTTGAGTATGATTATCGATCGTCGGTAATCCGAAACCCTAGTGGGGAGGTTGTTTTTGAAATGACCAATGTAGAAGTACCGAAGCAGTGGAGCCAGATCGCTACTGATATTCTCGCACAAAAATATTTCCGCAAAGCAGGTGTTCCCCAGGCAGATGGATCTTCAGGTCGTGAGACCTCTATCAAACAGGTAGCGCACCGTATGGCCAATTGCTGGCGGGTGTGGGGCGAGCGCTATAACTATTTCGCCTCTTCCAAGGATGCACAGGTATTTTATGAGGAGCTGGTGTATTGTATTATTAATCAGGCTTGTACTCCCAATAGCCCCCAATGGTTCAATACCGGATTGCATGAAAGCTATGGCATCACCGGCAAACCCCAGGGACATTATTTTGTAGACGAAAAAGACGGAGAGCTGAAGAAATCCACCTCTGCTTATGAGCGCCCCCAACCACATGCCTGTTTTATATTAAGTGTAAGTGATGACCTCGTTAATGACGGTGGTCTCATGGACCTTTGGGTACGGGAAGCCCGCATCTTTAAATATGGCAGTGGTGTAGGTACCAATTTCTCGCAGGTGCGGGGTGAGGGTGAAAAGCTGAGTGGCGGCGGCACCTCCAGCGGGTTGATGAGTTTCCTTAAAATAGGTGACCGTGCGGCCGGTGCCATCAAGAGCGGCGGTACTACGCGCCGGGCTGCCAAAATGGTATGCCTGGACCTGGATCACCCGGAGATCATGGACTTCATCAACTGGAAAGTAGAAGAAGAAAAGAAAGTAGCGGCCCTCATCAATGCCGGCTATTCCAGTGATTATGAAGGAGAAGCTTATCGTACGGTGAGTGGACAGAACTCCAATAACTCTGTACGCATACCCAATGAGTTTTTTGAGAAGCTGGAAGCTGGTCTTGACTGGGAACTGAAGGCAAGAACGGATGGACGCGTGATGAAGCGGATCCCCGCCAAAGAAGTGTGGAACCAGATCTCTTATGCCGCCTGGCGCTGCGCCGACCCTGGCACTCAATACGACACTACCATTAATGAATGGCATACCTGCCCGCAGGGGGGACGCATCAATGCTTCCAATCCGTGCAGCGAGTATATGTTCTTAGATAATACGGCCTGTAACCTTGCCTCTGCCAATCTCCGTAAGTTTTATGATGAAGCTACCAACACCTTCGATGTAGAAGGCTTTGAATACACCTGCCGTCTGTGGACAGTGGTGTTGGAAGTATCCGTACTGATGGCACAATTCCCCTCCAAAGAAGTAGCCCAGCTTAGCTACGATTACAGAACACTGGGTCTTGGTTATGCCAACCTCGGTTCTATGTTGATGGTAATGGGAATTGCCTATGACAGCGAAGAAGCCCGTGGTATTGCCGGCGCTATCACGGCAATCATGACGGGTATTGCGTACAAGACCTCCGCAGAGCTGGCCTCTATATTAGGGCCTTTTGCGAAGTATGAAGAGAACAAGCAGGATATGCTGCGGGTAATGCGCAATCACCGTCTGGCCGCGTATGATGCCAGCGAGTATGAAAAATTAAGCATCAAGCCGGTGGGCATCAAAGCACAGTATTGCCCGGCTTACCTCCTCACGGCAGCTACCAAAGCCTGGGATGATGCCGTGCAAATGGGTGAAAAATATGGCTACCGCAATGCGCAGACCACGGTTATCGCGCCTACCGGTACCATTGGCCTGGTGATGGATTGCGATACCACCGGGGTAGAGCCCGACTTTGCGCTGGTGAAATTCAAGAAGCTGAGCGGTGGTGGTTATTTCAAGATCATCAACCAATCTGTTCCTGCAGCCTTAAAGAACCTGGGCTACAAGGCCAAAGAAATTGATAGCATTGTAAAGTATGCAGTAGGTGCAGGCACTTTCGCCGGGGCACCGCATATCAATCACCAGACGCTGAGTGAAAAAGGATTTATTGCAGACGAGATCAAGAAGCTGGATGCCGCTGTAGGTTCTGCTTTTGAGATCGGATTTGTATTCAATGTATACAACCTGGGCGAAGAGTGTTTGCAGCGCCTTGGTTTCAAACCCGAACAATATTTCAACTTCGAGTGGAGCCTGCTGGAAGCACTGGGCTTCTCGGATGACCAGATAGATGCGGCCAATGACTATGTATGTGGCACGATGACGGTGGAAGGCGCTCCTTACCTGAAACAGGAACACCTGTCTGTATTTGACTGCGCCAACAAATGCGGTCAGAAAGGACAGCGTTATATTCATGCCCATGGTCATATCCGCATGATGGCAGGTACACAGCCTTTCCTGAGTGGAGCGATCTCCAAAACGATCAATCTGCCCAATGAGGCCAATGTAGAAGAGATATCCGATTCTTATATGATGAGCTGGAAGCTGGGTCTGAAAGCTTGTGCATTGTACCGCGATGGTTCCAAACTGAGCCAGCCGTTGAGCAATAAGAGCGATAAGAAGAAAAAGTCCGAAAGTCCGGAAGACGGGAAGATGGAAGAAGTTAGTACCCCAGCTGAAATAGCTCAGTCGCATATTGTAGACATGGGCAAACTGACGATCGACGAACTGCTGGAAGAAGTACAAAAACGGGTGCAGGCCTCTCCTGATACAAAACTGAAGCGCGACCTGGCCTCTATCGTAGAGCGCAGAACTTTACCCGCCAAACGCAGAGGGTTTACCCAAAAAGCCAAGATCAATGGACAGGCCATGTTCCTGCGCACGGGCGAGTATGCTGATGGAACGGTAGGAGAGATCTTCATCGATATGGCCAAAGAAGGAGCTACCATGCGCAGCATGCTGAACTGCTTTGCCATTTCCATCTCTATCGGTTTGCAATATGGTGTGCCGCTGGAAGAGTTTGTAGAGAAGTTTGTATTCACCAGGTTTGAGCCCGCTGGAATGGTGGATCACCCGAATATCAAGAGCACTACTTCTATTGTAGACTTCATCTTCCGTGCACTGGCGTATGAATACCTGGGCCGTACGGACCTGGTACATGTACTCGACAAACCGGAAGTACTGAATACCGGAAGGGATGACTGGGATGAAATTCCTACCTCATTGGAATATGATAAGCAAACGCCTGAGTTGAGTGATGTACGGATCGTGGCAGGCCCTAAGAGTGGCAAGCCAGCGGAATCAGAACCAGTAAAGTCATCTTATCGCCCTGTTAAAGCAGAAGCAAGCATGGATGCTGTGAATGCAGCTGCCAAGAGCATGCAAAGTGATGCGCCCGCCTGTAATACCTGTGGTCATATCACCATCCGCAGCGGTACCTGCTATAAATGCCTGAACTGTGGTAACAGTATGGGTTGTAGCTAA